The DNA sequence CAAAATTGTTCGGAAGAGAAAATGAATCGTTGTTTTGAAATATTTTTTACCATTTTACATGTTTGATTAATTCGCTTTAATCATTAATCTGTTTCGCAGCTATGCTTACTTCTTTCATATTTTATTTTCAACAAATAACTAATTTTACTGTACTACGTTACCTTTGAATTTAAATTTCACCTCAGGCAGTACGGTAGAATTTGTTTTTAGTATAACCTCACGTGTAATTGGCCCAACTCCACCGGGTCCATGAGCCATAGGGTCGAATGTCGCAGTTAATTTCGCGGACTCCCCGGATTCCAGAACCTGGTTAACTTGTGCTATTGCATTGCCATGTGCCGGCATCTTAAGTGTTGGCGAAACTATGCCATCATTACTTTCAACAACCGCTTCAGTACACATGCATGTAGTAATCCCTTCGGATATAACTATAGAGTCCTGTCCGGAATTTTTAAATGGAAATTCAACACTTACCTTC is a window from the Candidatus Peregrinibacteria bacterium genome containing:
- a CDS encoding DUF1573 domain-containing protein; translated protein: MKKSLKLALLLPVLLLVVGCSGGNSEADDAKAMKGTQSASSITIYNNDYDFGDIPINGGKVSVEFPFKNSGQDSIVISEGITTCMCTEAVVESNDGIVSPTLKMPAHGNAIAQVNQVLESGESAKLTATFDPMAHGPGGVGPITREVILKTNSTVLPEVKFKFKGNVVQ